From Cannabis sativa cultivar Pink pepper isolate KNU-18-1 chromosome 8, ASM2916894v1, whole genome shotgun sequence, a single genomic window includes:
- the LOC133030297 gene encoding large ribosomal subunit protein eL42 produces the protein MVNVPKTKKTYCKSKECKKHTLHKVTQYKKGKDSLAAQGKRRYDRKQSGYGGQTKPVFHKKAKTTKKIVLRLQCQGCKHVSQHAIKRCKHFEIGGDKKGKGTSLF, from the coding sequence ATGGTGAACGTTCCTAAGACCAAGAAGACTTACTGCAAGAGCAAGGAGTGCAAGAAGCACACCCTTCACAAGGTGACTCAATACAAGAAGGGAAAGGATAGTCTTGCCGCCCAGGGTAAGCGTCGTTATGACAGGAAACAATCCGGTTACGGAGGTCAGACCAAGCCAGTCTTTCACAAGAAGGCCAAAACCACCAAGAAGATTGTGCTTAGGCTTCAGTGCCAAGGTTGCAAGCATGTCTCTCAGCACGCAATCAAGCGTTGCAAGCATTTCGAGATAGGTGGAGACAAGAAGGGAAAGGGAACTTCTCTGTTTTAG
- the LOC133030604 gene encoding uncharacterized protein LOC133030604: MAEPHKRIENSLAELEKGKDKRKSPVSRSRFCSPRGKNSRGRSPRRRSPQRQRSPKLAKSPPKKESSLKRKGGPCFVNYTELAVPQDHIYAIKEKNGVFKKPPPIRGNHDKRDPKKLYKYHRDIGHTTLECWFLQDEIEELIRRGDSRKSQERYAKEAKEKPLTNVNSLSERPEKLFKRECDDITFMESDARWVHHLHSDTLVIVANIGGDNVHRILVDNGSSVNLLNFQAFKQMGLQEKDLRPVVSSIYGFTGDTIALKGMIKLPITLGTALVVAKSMADFAVIDQHSAYNAVISRPILKEMKIVTSIYHLTMKFPTRAGVGSVQGVQSDSQECYNTA; encoded by the exons ATGGCAGAGCCACATAAGAGGATTGAAAATTCTCTAGCTGAGTTAGAGAAGGGCAAAGATAAACGTAAGTCACCAGTGTCGCGGTCACGATTCTGCAGTCCCAGAGGGAAAAATTCCAGAGGAAGGAGTCCCAGAAGACGCAGTCCACAAAGACAGCGAAGTCCAAAGTTGGCCAAGTCCCCTCCAAAGAAGGAGTCCTCTCTGAAGAGGAAGGGTGGTCCATGTTTTGTGAATTATACAGAGTTGGCAGTACCTCAGGACCATATCTACGCCATCAAAGAGAAGAACGGGGTCTTCAAAAAGCCTCCCCCAATCAGGGGAAACCACGACAAAAGAGACCCGAAGAAATTATATAAGTACCACAGGGATATTGGTCACACTACTCTGGAATGTTGGTTTTTGCAGGATGAAATTGAAGAGTTAATCAGGCGGG GAGATTCCAGGAAATCACAGGAGCGATATGCGAAAGAAGCCAAAGAGAAGCCGCTCACCAACGTGAACAGTTTGAGTGAGCGACCAGAAAAGCTCTTCAAAAGGGAATGTGATGATATCACATTCATGGAAAGCGATGCCAGATGGGTCCACCACCTGCATTCCGACACACTGGTCATCGTTGCTAATATTGGAGGAGATAATGTCCACCGCATACTTgtggacaatggaagttccgtgaatctGTTGAATTTCCAGGCCTTTAAGCAGATGGGATTACAGGAGAAGGATTTGCGACCCGTCGTATCAAGTATTTATGGTTTTACTGGAGACACCATTGCGCTGAAgggaatgatcaaactcccaattaCTCTGGGAACCGCACTTGTGGTGGCTAAGTCAATGGCtgacttcgcagtaatcgaccaacACTCGGCATACAATGCTGTGATTAGTCGTCCTATCCTGAAAGAGATGAAGATTGTGACATCCATTTATCATCTCAccatgaagttccctactcgcGCTGGAGTAGGATCAGTGCAAGGAGTCCAATCGGATTCACAAGAATGCTACAATACAGCTTAA